The following are encoded in a window of Mycolicibacterium tusciae JS617 genomic DNA:
- a CDS encoding IS110 family transposase, which translates to MLFVGDDWAQDHHDVYLMDEEGARFAARRLPEGLTGIGRLHEMIAAHGEDPGEVIVGIEKDHGLWVGALAASGYQVYAINPMAVARYRDRHSVSGAKSDGADAKLLADLVRTDRHNHRLLVGDSDQAESIKVLARAHQNLIWTRARQISMLRAGLLEYYPAALQAFPNLGDRDRDRDALAVLGRAPTPGQGARLSLSKIAAALKAGGRQRGIDERAREIQALLRGQQLHAPAAVTAAYGAATSASVNIVVELTNQISAVETELAEHFRTHPDADIYLSLPGLGVILGARVLGEFGDDPNRFTDAKCRKNYAGTSPVTVASGRKRAVLARHVRNRRLYDALDRWAFATLKCSPGARAFYDHHRAAGDTHHKALRALANRLVGILHGCLRHHTPYNEDTAWAHRLPAAA; encoded by the coding sequence ATGTTGTTTGTCGGCGATGACTGGGCCCAAGACCATCACGACGTGTACTTGATGGATGAGGAGGGCGCTCGGTTCGCGGCTCGGCGACTCCCCGAAGGGTTGACCGGTATCGGGCGGCTGCACGAGATGATCGCTGCCCATGGCGAAGATCCCGGCGAGGTGATCGTGGGGATCGAGAAAGACCACGGTCTGTGGGTGGGCGCGTTGGCCGCCAGCGGCTATCAGGTGTATGCGATCAATCCGATGGCGGTCGCGCGTTACCGTGATCGACACAGCGTCTCGGGGGCGAAATCCGATGGCGCCGATGCGAAATTGTTGGCCGACCTGGTACGCACCGATCGGCACAACCATCGCCTTCTGGTCGGAGACAGCGATCAGGCCGAGTCGATCAAGGTGTTGGCGCGGGCACATCAGAATCTGATCTGGACTCGAGCACGTCAGATCAGCATGTTGCGTGCGGGGTTGTTGGAGTATTACCCGGCGGCGTTGCAGGCGTTCCCCAATCTCGGCGACCGTGATCGCGACCGCGATGCTCTGGCGGTGTTGGGCCGTGCCCCCACGCCGGGTCAGGGTGCCCGGCTAAGCCTGAGCAAGATCGCCGCAGCGCTCAAAGCGGGTGGGCGCCAACGCGGTATCGATGAACGCGCCCGTGAGATCCAGGCCCTGCTGCGCGGCCAGCAGCTGCACGCACCTGCAGCCGTGACGGCAGCCTACGGGGCCGCCACCAGCGCCTCGGTGAACATCGTGGTCGAGCTGACCAATCAGATCAGCGCGGTGGAAACCGAACTGGCTGAGCATTTTAGGACGCACCCGGACGCCGACATCTACCTCTCCCTGCCAGGACTCGGTGTCATCCTCGGCGCCCGGGTGCTCGGTGAGTTCGGGGACGACCCGAACCGATTCACCGACGCTAAGTGTCGCAAAAACTACGCCGGAACCTCACCGGTAACCGTGGCTTCTGGCCGAAAACGTGCCGTCCTGGCCCGACACGTGCGTAACCGACGGCTCTACGACGCGCTCGACCGCTGGGCCTTCGCCACCCTCAAATGCAGCCCCGGTGCCCGCGCCTTCTACGACCACCACCGCGCCGCCGGCGACACCCACCACAAAGCACTGCGCGCTCTGGCCAACCGACTCGTCGGAATCCTGCACGGTTGCCTACGCCACCACACGCCCTATAACGAAGACACCGCCTGGGCACACCGCCTGCCCGCCGCCGCTTGA
- a CDS encoding FAD-dependent oxidoreductase, producing MAIGSGPAGVSAAETFRSKHPGIPVRILTVDPALPYAKPPLSKGYLCGREDKRDLHSAGWFDRNNVDLIRGITVDHIDTEGQEVVTAGGQRFPYWHLVVAAGATSIKLDIPGAETALSLRSFGDAVALKMAARYADSAVVIGGGLIGCEAAVCLAARGVETALVAAEAVPLQRRFGIEAGERVVKILADNGVGFVGETAVTEISDSSVVFDDGTTVQADLVVSATGVRPDIRLAESAGLQTRDGRIVVDEHMHASARNVYAAGDVALAHNVTAGRRIRAEHWRDAAQEGLVAGLTAAGFSAAWDQVPGFSCTIGDSVLKYRGWGSYETCRLVDNHNGFTVWYEADGDVVGVLTLNADEDHQRAGELLRA from the coding sequence ATCGCCATCGGGAGTGGTCCCGCGGGGGTGAGCGCAGCGGAGACGTTCCGCAGCAAGCACCCCGGCATTCCCGTGCGCATCCTCACCGTCGACCCCGCGCTGCCGTATGCCAAGCCCCCGCTGAGCAAGGGCTATCTGTGCGGGCGCGAGGACAAGCGCGACTTGCACAGCGCCGGTTGGTTCGACCGCAACAACGTCGACCTCATTCGCGGCATCACCGTCGACCACATCGACACCGAAGGCCAGGAAGTGGTCACCGCTGGCGGGCAGCGCTTTCCGTACTGGCACCTCGTCGTCGCGGCGGGGGCCACATCGATCAAGCTGGATATCCCCGGCGCCGAGACCGCGCTGAGCCTGCGTTCGTTCGGCGACGCGGTCGCGCTGAAGATGGCGGCCCGCTACGCGGACTCAGCGGTCGTGATCGGCGGTGGCCTGATCGGCTGTGAGGCCGCCGTCTGCCTCGCGGCAAGGGGCGTGGAAACCGCGCTCGTGGCAGCGGAAGCCGTTCCCCTGCAACGCCGTTTTGGGATCGAGGCCGGTGAGCGCGTGGTGAAGATCCTCGCCGACAACGGCGTCGGCTTCGTCGGTGAGACCGCCGTGACCGAGATTTCAGACTCGAGTGTGGTGTTCGACGACGGCACAACGGTCCAGGCCGACCTCGTCGTTTCAGCGACCGGTGTGCGGCCTGACATCAGGCTGGCCGAATCGGCGGGATTACAGACCCGCGACGGGCGCATCGTCGTCGACGAGCACATGCACGCTTCGGCGCGCAACGTCTACGCCGCCGGTGACGTCGCACTCGCTCACAACGTGACCGCCGGAAGGCGCATCCGCGCCGAGCACTGGCGCGACGCCGCGCAGGAGGGTCTGGTCGCCGGACTCACCGCCGCTGGCTTCTCCGCTGCCTGGGATCAGGTGCCCGGATTCTCCTGCACCATCGGCGATTCGGTTCTCAAGTACCGTGGCTGGGGTAGCTACGAAACGTGCCGACTGGTCGACAACCACAACGGGTTCACGGTCTGGTACGAGGCCGACGGTGACGTCGTCGGCGTGCTGACGCTGAACGCCGACGAGGACCATCAGCGCGCCGGAGAACTGCTGCGGGCCTAG
- a CDS encoding magnesium transporter CorA family protein, whose translation MTDVRGRVWRDGKPQDDFEFTALSDYLAEDDALVWCDIYDPDHAILKDLATELDLDNWAVEDAIADAERTKAVVYRSHTFFTVYGVAVKDPLPEDDSESILDVHRISGFVLPRGLITVRLSPHFDIDAVSQRFDELGGQEHGVGALVHGLLDVVVDSHFDAVQALDDGIESVEDDLFENNTRKGIQRTTFRLRKDLVELRRVVLPMREVVNSIQHRRLDAKTSPELDPLYADLYDHVLRASEWTESLRDMITTVFETNLSLQDARLNTVMKKLTGWAAIIAVPTAITGFYGQNVTYPGIETVGGFVTSTSIIVLLVLVLYWTFKRKDWL comes from the coding sequence GTGACCGACGTTCGAGGCCGGGTATGGCGCGACGGCAAGCCGCAGGACGACTTCGAGTTCACGGCGCTCTCGGACTACCTGGCCGAGGACGACGCGCTGGTCTGGTGCGACATCTACGACCCCGACCACGCGATCCTCAAGGATCTCGCGACCGAACTCGATCTCGACAACTGGGCGGTGGAGGACGCAATCGCGGACGCCGAGCGCACCAAGGCCGTCGTCTACCGCTCGCACACCTTCTTCACGGTGTACGGCGTGGCGGTCAAGGACCCGCTTCCGGAGGACGACTCCGAGTCGATTCTCGACGTTCACCGGATCTCGGGTTTCGTGCTGCCGCGCGGATTGATCACGGTGCGGCTGTCGCCACATTTCGACATCGACGCCGTATCACAGCGTTTCGACGAGCTGGGCGGCCAGGAGCACGGCGTGGGGGCGCTGGTGCACGGGCTGCTCGACGTCGTCGTCGACAGTCACTTCGACGCGGTGCAGGCCCTCGACGACGGTATCGAGTCGGTCGAGGATGACCTGTTCGAGAACAACACACGAAAAGGCATACAGCGAACGACGTTCCGGCTGCGCAAAGATCTGGTCGAGTTGCGGCGGGTGGTGCTGCCCATGCGCGAGGTCGTCAACTCGATTCAGCACCGCAGGCTGGACGCCAAGACCTCACCCGAACTCGATCCGTTGTATGCCGACCTGTACGACCACGTGCTGCGGGCATCGGAGTGGACAGAATCGTTGCGGGACATGATCACCACGGTGTTCGAGACCAACCTGTCGCTGCAGGATGCGCGGCTGAACACGGTGATGAAGAAACTCACCGGCTGGGCGGCGATCATCGCGGTGCCGACAGCGATCACCGGGTTCTACGGGCAGAACGTGACCTACCCCGGCATCGAAACCGTCGGCGGGTTCGTCACCAGCACATCGATCATCGTGCTGCTGGTGCTCGTCCTGTACTGGACGTTCAAGCGCAAGGATTGGTTGTAG
- a CDS encoding HD domain-containing protein: MSEQTSTPKLTGQFSKALVYAELKHHNQVRKGGDIPYFGHLLSVAGLVINDGGSEEQAIAALLHDCVEDAGGPPTLDEIRKNFGADVARIVDECSDTDVEPKPPWRERKTAYIQHLGEVGTDTLLVSVADKLDNARSMLRDYHEHGPTLWERFTVKNPRHHLWYYDGLLDAYRERDLDSWMVDELGRVVDELRRQVEGGDRIVLV, translated from the coding sequence GTGAGTGAACAGACCTCGACACCGAAGCTGACCGGTCAGTTCTCCAAGGCGCTCGTGTACGCCGAACTCAAGCACCACAACCAGGTACGCAAGGGCGGCGACATTCCGTATTTCGGGCACCTGCTGTCCGTCGCGGGCTTGGTGATCAACGACGGCGGGTCCGAGGAGCAGGCCATCGCGGCGCTGCTGCACGACTGCGTCGAAGACGCCGGTGGACCGCCGACCCTGGATGAGATCCGGAAGAACTTCGGTGCGGACGTCGCACGCATCGTCGACGAGTGCAGCGACACCGACGTAGAGCCGAAGCCGCCGTGGCGTGAACGCAAGACCGCCTACATCCAGCATCTCGGTGAGGTCGGCACGGACACCCTGTTGGTTTCGGTGGCCGACAAGCTCGACAACGCGCGGTCGATGCTGCGCGACTACCACGAACACGGCCCCACCCTGTGGGAGCGCTTCACCGTGAAGAACCCGCGCCACCACCTCTGGTACTACGACGGCCTGCTCGATGCCTACCGGGAGCGGGACCTGGACAGCTGGATGGTCGACGAGCTCGGCCGTGTCGTCGACGAGTTGAGGCGACAGGTCGAGGGTGGCGACCGGATCGTGCTGGTCTGA
- a CDS encoding VOC family protein: MLGKLRSTVIDCRDPRRLATFYAGVLGGSVHEEDDTWVVLTDPAGRRLAFQLSPQHDPPQFPDPHGSQQFHLDIAVDAVDDVDIAEREVLALGATRVADADEDDRFRVYRDPAGHTFCLVWGVDD; the protein is encoded by the coding sequence ATGCTGGGAAAGCTGCGATCCACCGTCATCGACTGCCGGGACCCGCGACGGCTGGCCACCTTCTACGCCGGCGTCCTCGGCGGCAGCGTTCACGAGGAGGACGACACCTGGGTGGTGCTGACTGATCCCGCGGGACGCCGGCTCGCCTTTCAGCTGTCGCCACAGCACGATCCGCCGCAATTTCCCGATCCGCACGGTTCGCAGCAATTTCACCTTGACATTGCCGTCGACGCCGTCGACGACGTCGACATCGCCGAGCGTGAAGTCCTCGCGCTGGGCGCGACCCGAGTGGCCGACGCCGACGAGGACGACCGCTTCCGGGTGTACCGCGACCCGGCGGGTCACACCTTCTGTCTGGTGTGGGGAGTCGACGATTAG
- the recC gene encoding exodeoxyribonuclease V subunit gamma yields MALHLHRAERTDLLADGLGALLSDPLPDPFAEEVVIVPAKGVERWLSQRLSHVLGRGQGADGVCAGISFRSPYSLIAEIRGTDRDDPWSPDAMVWPLLDVIDESCDQDWCKTLSTHLGHFETGDERELRQGRRYSVARRLAGLFASYARQRPQLLVDWESGTDGGIDDDLLWQPPLWRALVSRIDADPPHIRHAKTVATLQESPTELPQRISLFGHTRLPSTEIELLDALATHHDLHLWLPHPSDELWTSLANDRGPIPRREDTTHRLVHHPLLATLGRDLRELQRGLPAEAKTDEYLGGGTHPETLLGWLQSDITANIVRPQGRTLVADDRSVQVHSCHGPARQIDVLREVLLGLLADDDTLEPRDILVMCPDIETYAPLIVAGFGLGDVVDGAHPAHRLRVKLADRALTQTNPLLGVASQLLALAGGRATASEVLNLAEADPVRTRFNFSDDDLDAIADWVREANIRWGFDRAHRLPYGVDFLQNTWRFGIDRVLAGVAMSDDSHAWLDTTLPLDDVGSNRIELAGRLAEYVERLHTCVESLSGARPLNEWLSALSTGITALTAVPDADLWQSSQVEREFNDVLAKAGPHADTLMRLPDIKALLDRHLAGRPTRANFRTGTLTVCTMVPMRSVPHRVVCLVGLDDGVFPRLGVVDGDDVLARDPMTGERDIRSEDRQLLLDAIGAATEKLVITYTGANEYSGQRKPPAVPLVELLDTLDATTSKKVRARVLVEHPLQPFDVRNVTPGALGMAAGRPFTFDPTALTVAQVAAGHRGDRPRLIGRPLPAPPPDDIALDDLIGFFKDPVKGFFRALDYTLPWDVDAVEDAMPVEIDALQEWKVGDRMLDDMLRGMTPESARAAEWRRGSLPPGKLGWRTATEICVQVDALAAAAKRHRTQEPDAYDVDIDVGSRRVTGTVPRLYGDRLVAVTYSKLDGRHLLESWIRLVALTAQYPGREWTAVCIGRPKRSGPPRERLLGPPESALDTLHDLVTMYDAGRRAPIPLPLKTSYAWAETEHHRGAPLREAGWRWKTGKYPGEDAEPAHVRVWGPGFSLEDLVAAGLPDYAARLWLPMLSAERDPD; encoded by the coding sequence ATGGCACTGCACCTGCACCGTGCTGAGCGCACCGATCTGCTGGCCGACGGCCTCGGCGCGCTGCTATCGGACCCCCTGCCCGATCCCTTCGCCGAGGAAGTCGTCATCGTCCCGGCCAAGGGCGTCGAACGGTGGCTGAGTCAGCGGCTCTCGCACGTTCTCGGCCGCGGCCAGGGCGCCGACGGCGTCTGCGCCGGCATCTCCTTCCGCAGCCCGTACTCGCTGATCGCCGAAATCCGCGGCACCGACCGCGACGATCCCTGGTCGCCCGACGCCATGGTCTGGCCGCTGCTCGACGTCATCGACGAGAGCTGCGACCAGGACTGGTGCAAGACCCTCTCGACGCACCTCGGCCACTTCGAGACGGGCGACGAGCGCGAACTGCGGCAGGGTCGGCGCTACTCCGTCGCCCGACGGCTCGCCGGTCTCTTCGCGTCCTACGCCCGCCAGCGCCCCCAACTGCTCGTCGACTGGGAGAGCGGCACCGACGGCGGCATCGATGACGATCTGCTCTGGCAGCCACCGCTGTGGCGTGCCCTGGTCAGCCGCATCGACGCCGACCCACCGCATATTCGCCATGCCAAAACCGTTGCCACACTGCAGGAGTCCCCGACCGAACTGCCGCAGCGCATCTCGCTGTTCGGCCACACCCGGCTGCCGAGCACCGAGATCGAGCTGCTCGACGCGCTGGCCACCCACCACGATCTTCACCTGTGGCTGCCGCACCCCAGCGACGAGCTGTGGACATCGCTCGCCAACGACCGGGGACCCATCCCCCGCCGCGAGGACACCACCCACCGACTGGTCCACCATCCGCTGCTGGCGACGCTCGGCCGCGATCTACGTGAACTGCAGCGCGGCCTGCCTGCCGAGGCGAAGACCGACGAATATCTCGGTGGCGGCACCCATCCCGAGACGCTGCTGGGCTGGTTGCAATCCGACATCACCGCCAACATCGTTCGCCCGCAGGGCCGCACGCTGGTGGCCGACGACCGTTCGGTGCAGGTGCACAGCTGCCACGGCCCCGCTCGCCAGATCGACGTCCTGCGCGAAGTACTGCTCGGACTGCTCGCCGACGACGACACCCTCGAGCCACGCGACATCCTGGTCATGTGTCCCGACATCGAGACCTATGCGCCGCTGATCGTCGCGGGCTTCGGCCTCGGCGATGTGGTCGACGGCGCGCACCCGGCCCATCGGCTCCGCGTCAAGCTCGCCGATCGCGCACTGACGCAGACCAATCCGCTGCTCGGTGTGGCGTCGCAGCTGCTCGCACTCGCCGGCGGGCGTGCCACCGCCAGCGAGGTCCTCAATCTCGCCGAGGCCGATCCCGTGCGTACCCGCTTCAACTTCAGCGACGACGACCTCGACGCCATCGCCGACTGGGTCCGCGAGGCGAACATCCGCTGGGGTTTCGACCGGGCCCACCGGCTCCCGTATGGCGTCGACTTCCTCCAGAACACTTGGCGTTTCGGTATCGACCGGGTGCTGGCGGGCGTGGCGATGTCCGACGACTCGCATGCGTGGCTGGACACCACGCTCCCCCTCGACGACGTCGGCAGTAACCGCATCGAGCTGGCGGGGCGACTCGCCGAATACGTCGAGCGCCTGCACACCTGTGTCGAATCACTCTCCGGCGCACGGCCACTGAATGAATGGCTCAGCGCGTTGTCGACCGGCATCACGGCGCTCACCGCGGTACCCGACGCCGACCTGTGGCAGTCCAGCCAGGTCGAGCGTGAGTTCAACGACGTGCTCGCCAAGGCCGGTCCGCATGCCGACACTTTGATGCGGCTGCCCGACATCAAGGCGCTGCTGGACCGTCACCTCGCCGGCAGGCCCACGCGCGCGAACTTCCGCACCGGCACGCTGACGGTATGCACGATGGTGCCGATGCGGTCCGTCCCGCACCGGGTGGTCTGCCTGGTCGGGCTCGACGACGGAGTCTTCCCCCGGCTCGGCGTGGTCGACGGCGACGATGTGCTGGCCCGCGATCCGATGACCGGTGAACGCGACATCCGTTCGGAGGACCGGCAACTCCTGCTCGATGCCATCGGCGCGGCGACCGAGAAGCTCGTCATCACCTACACCGGCGCCAACGAGTACTCCGGACAACGCAAACCGCCTGCGGTACCTCTCGTCGAACTGCTCGACACGCTTGATGCCACCACATCGAAGAAGGTCCGCGCTCGCGTTCTCGTTGAACATCCGTTGCAGCCGTTCGATGTTCGCAACGTGACGCCCGGTGCGCTCGGCATGGCTGCGGGTCGACCGTTCACATTTGACCCGACGGCGCTGACCGTGGCACAGGTAGCTGCGGGCCATCGCGGCGACCGTCCGCGCCTGATCGGCCGGCCGCTGCCGGCACCGCCGCCGGACGACATAGCGCTCGATGACCTGATCGGCTTCTTCAAGGATCCGGTCAAGGGGTTCTTCCGCGCGCTGGACTACACGCTGCCGTGGGATGTCGACGCCGTCGAAGACGCCATGCCCGTCGAGATCGACGCGCTGCAGGAGTGGAAGGTCGGCGACCGGATGCTCGACGACATGCTGCGCGGCATGACGCCGGAATCCGCGAGGGCCGCGGAGTGGCGTCGCGGCTCACTGCCGCCGGGCAAGCTGGGGTGGCGCACGGCGACCGAGATCTGCGTGCAGGTCGACGCGCTCGCCGCCGCCGCCAAACGACACCGCACCCAGGAACCCGACGCCTATGACGTCGACATCGACGTGGGCAGCCGACGCGTCACGGGGACCGTCCCGCGGCTGTACGGTGACCGGCTGGTCGCGGTCACGTACTCGAAGCTGGATGGCCGGCACCTGCTCGAGTCGTGGATTCGCCTGGTGGCGTTGACCGCCCAGTATCCGGGCCGCGAGTGGACGGCCGTCTGCATCGGGCGACCCAAGCGGTCCGGCCCGCCTCGGGAGCGGCTGCTCGGCCCGCCGGAGTCGGCGCTCGACACTCTGCATGATCTCGTGACGATGTACGACGCGGGCCGACGTGCCCCGATTCCGTTGCCCCTCAAGACGTCCTATGCGTGGGCGGAGACCGAACACCATCGCGGTGCCCCACTGCGGGAAGCCGGGTGGCGGTGGAAGACCGGCAAGTATCCCGGCGAGGACGCCGAGCCCGCTCACGTTCGGGTGTGGGGCCCGGGCTTTTCGCTCGAGGATCTGGTTGCCGCCGGACTGCCCGACTACGCGGCGCGGCTGTGGCTGCCGATGCTGTCGGCCGAAAGGGATCCCGACTGA
- a CDS encoding DUF3060 domain-containing protein encodes MTSPEDPEERIRQLEQSAAAYGARELGTDIPPQLPPPVYPAPPQYGNQQPYGDPYQPPFGTQYAPVKKKSSVPALLIIGVIAVVFVVLGGIAAVVWNVSSAIEDSGIAGGGGSVDRPGGAPTYTPPSISFPSIPDLPGIPRGETEQTATPGTPASVSGIDGTKTVVCKDGDVSISGVNNTVTLTGHCGNVSVSGVENKITVDSADVIGASGFDNEIIYLSGDPEINNSGSNSVSRG; translated from the coding sequence ATGACCTCCCCGGAAGACCCCGAGGAACGGATCCGCCAGCTCGAGCAGTCGGCGGCCGCGTACGGGGCTCGGGAGCTGGGCACCGACATCCCGCCGCAGCTGCCACCGCCGGTGTATCCCGCGCCGCCGCAGTACGGCAACCAGCAGCCCTACGGCGACCCGTACCAGCCGCCGTTCGGCACGCAATACGCCCCGGTCAAGAAGAAGTCGAGCGTCCCCGCCTTGTTGATCATCGGGGTGATCGCAGTCGTTTTCGTCGTCCTCGGGGGCATCGCCGCGGTCGTGTGGAACGTGTCGTCGGCCATCGAGGACTCGGGCATCGCCGGTGGCGGCGGATCCGTCGACCGCCCGGGCGGCGCGCCGACCTACACCCCACCCTCGATCTCTTTTCCGAGCATTCCGGACCTTCCGGGGATTCCGCGCGGCGAGACGGAACAGACCGCGACGCCGGGCACCCCGGCGAGCGTCTCGGGCATTGACGGGACCAAGACGGTGGTCTGCAAAGACGGCGATGTGAGCATCAGTGGCGTCAACAACACGGTCACGTTGACCGGACACTGCGGCAACGTCAGCGTCTCCGGTGTCGAGAACAAGATCACCGTCGACAGCGCCGATGTGATCGGTGCGTCGGGCTTCGACAACGAAATCATCTATCTCTCGGGCGATCCGGAGATCAACAACAGCGGGTCGAACTCGGTCTCGCGAGGCTGA
- a CDS encoding glycoside hydrolase family 3 N-terminal domain-containing protein, whose translation MVVFVVKPRLPGSTPSSTEASAPSSPAPTALAPPGCSDAKALVDTLSTRDKLAQLLMVGVTGAEDARAVAADHHIGGIMIGSWTDLSMLQDGSLPGIAASTSPLPLAVSVDEEGGRVQRLAPIIGSQPSPRILAATTSPDEVYNIALERGRAMKQLGITVDFAPVVDVTDAPDDTVIGDRSFGSNAETVTTYAGAYARGLRDAGLLPVLKHFPGHGHGSGDSHTGGVSTPPIEQLQADDLIPYRTLTTQHPVAVMLGHVVVPGLTGTDQASLSKPAYDLLRSGGYGGPPFTGLVYTDDLSSMAAITDQYGVPEAVLRSLQAGADVALWITTDEVPAVLDSLEQAVNSGQLSMDRVNESVTRVAASKNATPNCGG comes from the coding sequence ATGGTGGTGTTCGTGGTGAAGCCCAGGTTGCCGGGGTCCACGCCGTCGTCAACCGAGGCCTCTGCGCCCAGCTCACCGGCCCCCACCGCGCTCGCGCCGCCGGGGTGCAGCGACGCCAAAGCCCTCGTCGACACCTTGTCCACCCGCGACAAACTGGCACAGCTCCTCATGGTCGGCGTGACCGGTGCCGAGGACGCCCGCGCCGTGGCGGCCGACCACCACATCGGCGGCATCATGATCGGCAGCTGGACCGACCTCTCAATGCTTCAGGACGGCTCCCTACCCGGGATCGCCGCCTCCACGAGCCCGCTGCCGCTGGCAGTCAGCGTCGACGAGGAAGGCGGCCGGGTGCAGCGCCTTGCGCCCATCATCGGCTCGCAGCCTTCGCCGCGCATCCTGGCCGCCACGACATCGCCAGACGAGGTCTACAACATCGCCCTCGAACGCGGACGTGCGATGAAACAGCTTGGAATCACAGTCGATTTCGCGCCGGTGGTCGACGTCACCGATGCGCCCGACGACACCGTCATCGGCGATCGGTCGTTTGGCTCCAATGCCGAAACCGTGACCACCTACGCCGGGGCGTACGCGCGAGGCCTGCGTGACGCCGGACTGCTTCCGGTGCTCAAACATTTCCCCGGACATGGGCACGGCTCGGGCGACTCGCACACCGGCGGCGTGAGCACCCCACCGATCGAGCAACTGCAGGCCGACGACCTGATCCCGTACCGGACGCTGACCACCCAGCATCCCGTCGCCGTGATGCTCGGTCACGTGGTGGTGCCTGGCCTGACGGGCACCGATCAGGCCAGCCTCTCCAAGCCCGCCTACGACCTGTTGCGGTCCGGGGGCTACGGCGGCCCGCCCTTCACCGGCCTGGTGTACACCGACGACCTGTCCAGCATGGCCGCGATCACCGATCAGTACGGCGTGCCCGAGGCGGTGCTGCGTTCGCTGCAGGCCGGTGCCGACGTCGCGCTCTGGATCACCACCGATGAAGTCCCCGCGGTATTGGATTCACTTGAGCAGGCGGTTAATTCGGGTCAGCTGAGCATGGACCGCGTCAACGAGTCGGTGACGCGCGTGGCGGCGTCGAAGAACGCGACGCCCAACTGCGGAGGCTAG